Below is a window of Hydrogenovibrio crunogenus DNA.
GACACCTTGAAGCGTGTCGACAAAGCTTTATATACCGCTAAGAAAAACGGTAAAAACCAAATCGTTATCGACTGATTTGAGTTTCTTCCAGCCTACACTATTGAGTTTCTATTGATTAAATTACAAATCAATACGAGTCCGACGCCCATGCTCGCTATCTCTGACCATGTCATTGTTATTGATGTAGGATCGTAGTCGTGAAGCTTTGCGCTAATTGACAGTGTGGGATTTATAAGAGGATAATTCGCTTATCTTTCTGAAAAATGGCCAGACCTGGTTATTTTTTTATAATAAATGATGCTTAATTACTCAAAAAACCGTATTGGAAGACGGCTATTGTTGTTTCCAATAGATACTAAAACTGGTATTAATTGACAGAAAAAATAAAAATTCAATAGAATCAGGCTCGATTGCTGGCCAGTCAGAATGCTATTATCTATATCATCAGGATAAAATTTTAAAAACGCCAAAAGAATGGCTTTTGTTTACCATGAGAGAAATTATGAACGTAACTGAAATATTAAACTCGCGTTATGCCACGAAAAAATTTGATCCAAATCAGCGTATTACCGATGAGCAATTTGCGCAGATTAAGGCATTATTACATCTAAGCCCGTCATCAGTTAATTCTCAGCCGTGGCACTTTATCATTGCTGATTCAGCTGAGGGGAAAGCACGCATTGCCAAAGGCGCTGAAGGGGCGTATGCGGCGAATAATCCGAAGATTTTAGACGCATCGCATGTGGTGCTGTTTTGCGCTAAAACAGAGATCACGGACGCATATCTGGAAAAGATAACCGATCAAGAAGATATGGATGGGCGTTTTCCTAAACCGGAAGGAAAAGAGATGGCTTTAAAGGTACGTGGTTTTTATGCCGACCTTCATCGAAAAGAACGAGATGATGTGGCGTGTTGGACACAAAACCAGGTATATCTGAATATGGGGAATTTATTGTTGGGCGCCGCAGCGTTAGGAATTGATGCTGTTCCAATTGAAGGCGTGGATCTTGACGTGTTGAACGAAGAGTTTGACCTTAAAAATCTAGGCTTCACCACTGTTGCGGTGGTGGCATTAGGCTATCGCGCTGAAGACGATTTTAATGCGGCGTTACCCAAGTCCAGATTTCCAGAAGCAGAGATTTTTACTTTCTTAAAATGATGCAAGCTACGCCCGATGCTTATGTGTTGGGCGATGAGTTGACGTCATTTCTTTTCCCAAATCAAAATACGATTATTTTGCGGCATTTCAATGTCTTTTAAGAGCATTAGTTCAGCGTTCTCAGCCAATTGGTTACACCATTCAAACGCTTTAATGCCGCTTTGTGGGTTGCGTTGTTTTAACCAGGCATCAAACCGTTCATTGCTCTCACTGGTGAAGTGTCCTTGATAATTAAAAGGGCCGTAAATCATCACGATGCCTTTTTTCTCAAGTACTTGAGAGACGTTCTTAAAGAAATCTTCAATATGGTGTTTTGCCATAATGTGAAAGCTATTGGCGCTGAAAAGCGCATCGTACTGACAACTGGGCCAGTTATCTTCTGATACATTCAACTTAAGCGGTGGTAGCACATTGTCTAAACCGGCTTCTGTTATCCACTGTTTGATGCCGGTGTGGGCTTCCATTAAGTCAGATGTCTGCCAAGTAAGATGCGGCATTTTTTCGGCAAAATAAACCGCATGTTGGCCAGTGCCACTGGCAATTTCTAACACGGACGACCGGTCTTTTAAAAAGGGATGAATCGCCTTTAAAATGACGTGTTTGTTTTCATCGCTGGATTGCGCAAACGGTTTTGCAAAAGTGGCGGTTAATGACATGGAGCACCTTTTAATGTAATGGGTTTTATTATAACAAAAAGGGCACAGCCTTTTATGAGGCGGCTTTTTAGTCTAGAGAGTGCTTTTATGCTATGATGCTTTTTTTTGAATAAATGAGTGTTGAATTATGTCTTATACCACCACACCGGATATTGTAAGTTATGGTTTAGGTCGTCAGTTTGGTGACCAATTAGCCGCTGACCCGTTTGAAGGATTGAATGCCGAAGCGATGGCGCAAGGGCTAATGGATGCTTTACAAGGTAAAGCCAGCCCGATTGCGGATGAACAATTCAGACAGGCGTTTCAAGAAATCAATGACATGATGCAAGCCAAAGAAGCTGAGCGCGCTGAAGCCGCAGCGGCAGAAGGCGAAGCCTTTTTGACTGAGAATGCCAAAAAAGACAATATTGTGGTGACAGAATCTGGACTGCAATATGAGATTTTGGTGGAAGGCGAGGGTGATAAGCCATCAGCAGAATCGGTGGTATCAACGCATTATCACGGTATGTTAGTGGATGGCTCTGTATTTGACAGTTCGGTAGAGCGTGGTCAGCCTGCTGAGTTTCCAGTGAATCGAGTGATTCCAGGTTGGACAGAAGCCTTACAGATGATGCCAAAAGGGTCTAAATGGCGTTTATATATTCCGCAAGATTTGGCATATGGCCCGCAAGGTTCGGGTGGGAAGATTCCACCATATTCTGCATTGATCTTTGATGTGGAATTATTGGATATCGTGTCTTAAGTAAAGACCGGCCGAGTTTAAAAAAGCCCACATTTGTGGGCTTTTTTGTTTCTATAACATAGCGTTCGCGATGAGCTACGTCGATTATTAGCGACTTTGTCGAGTGCTTTGCCAAATATTCGTTACGGCGCGATCACTTCCTAATAAAGCGATTATCACACAAACTATCCCTATGCCTGCAAAAAGGATGGCAGGGAACAGTGCCGCCATCACCTCGGTGCGAAAGCCAAAATAGACGGACACCACTGATAAAATCGAAAACAAGATGCCCATGATCAGCAGAATTTTTCGGTGTGAAGGGGTGTAATGTTCTGGTTCCTCGCCTTTTTCAAATATATTAAGAATGGGAGAGAACAGTTTAGTGAAGAATGTTTTCATAAATAATGACTCTTTAATGATATTACCTTTCTATTATAGGGATGTTTGAAGGTGTATGGGCACTTCTTGAAAAGTAACCGCTTTCTGATAAGAATCAGCCTGTCGTTCGCTTTTATATGGTAAAGTTTTGCTATTATCTGCTTGAAGGAATGAAGGTTAAAATAAGATGATTGCTATGCAGAAAACCAGGTTTATTTATGGATTGGTTTTGATGGGGTGGATGTTGGTTTTACCCGTTTCCGCATCACCCGATCAAGAATTGAAAGGCGAAGCTCTTCATGTGGCGTTGGTGAAAACCGCATTAAAGTATGATTATTTTAATCAACGTTGCCGTGGGGTCAGCGCCTCCCAAAAGGAAGCGAAAGTAAATCGGTTGTTTATCGAGAAGTATAATTTAACGATTAATAACTTTATCAAACAGTTTTTAACCCGTGATCCGAGAGAAACGGAAGCGGCGTTAAAAAAAGAACTTTATGCCGAGATTTACCAGCTTGGCGGTTGCCAACAGGCCCGAGAAAAAGGATTGGAGGATACATTAAAGACGGATTTTCGTCATTTGTATCAAAAAACCGAATCCTCGCCTTGGTTTCCTATCTTAGAGTAACGTAAAACGTACTTTATTTTCTCAGCAGAGTATCTAGGTGGTTGACCGCATCCACCCAAGCGGCATCTTCTTCTACGGCTTCCTTCAAGAATGCTGCCTGAGAAGGATTCCAGATAGAGGCTTCATGTAACAAAGTGACTTGAGACAGTTTGGGTTGCTTGCTTAAGAAAGCTTCAATGGCTTCATCCGAATTGTCTAATCCCAGTTGAGAGAATAATGCATTTAAGTCGTGAGCGGACGTATCCATCTGTTTATCTTCCTTATTGTGCTGAATGATTATTTATTCTACACCTGAAAAAAGAAAATGAAAACCAGAATGAAAACGGTGATGTTAAAACGTTAAAACAGCCAGGCCTGGCTATTTTAAGCTGTTTTCTCTTTGTATTCACACAGGTCGTAAATACAGCAGGCGCCGCATCTGGGTTTGCGAGCCGTGCAGGTATAACGGCCATGAAGAATCAGTAAATGATGGGCGGGGATAATGTATTCTTTTGGCACGTTTTTCAGGAGTTTTTGTTCCACTTCCAAAACATTTTTGCCTGGTGCGAGCTTGGTGCGGTTTGAGACTCGAAAAATATGAGTATCGACCGCCATCGTAGGATGGCCAAATGCGGTATTGAGAACAACATTGGCGGTTTTGCGACCCACACCGGGTAGGGCTTCCAAGTCCTTTCGATTATCAGGCACCTGTGAATTGTGCAGCTCAATCAGCATTTTGCAGGTTTTGATGATATTGGCGCCTTTGGTATTAAACAAGCCAATGGTTTTGATGTATTCTTTCAATCCTTCTTCACCCAACGCATAAATGGCTTCCGGCGTGTTGGCAACGGGAAAGAGTTTGTCGGTGGCAATATTGACGCCTTTATCAGTGGCTTGTGCCGACAGAATCACGGCAATCAGCAGCTCGAAGGGCGTGCTGTAATTCAGCTCTGTTTCCGGTTCCGGGATGGCTTCAGCTAAACGTTGGAAAATTTCTAGGCGTTTTTGCTTGTTCATGGTTTTCTATCTTATTCTGGTGCTCTTAGTGGGTTAACCGATACCTGGACGCCCAACACATTTTGCGCTTTGGCGGCTTTTCGTTGTTCAATGGCATTCTTCAAGGCGACCAGTAAGCCAAGTCCAATAAAGGCACCCGGTGGCAGAATGGCTAATAGAACCGGATGGTAATCTTCCCATAAGTGAATGGTCAACGCTTTGGCCGATTCACCGAACATCAAGTCCATTTGGTCGAACAGAGTGCCATTGCCGATAATTTCGCGTAACGCGCCTAATACAATCAACACCAACGCAAAACCTAAGCCCATGAAAAATGCGTCGATTAACGATTTATCGACCGAATTTTTAGAGGCATAGGCTTCAGCACGTCCAAGGATGGCACAGTTGGTGACAATCAACGGAATGAAAATACCGAGGATGCCGTGTAAGGTATGCAAATAGGCTTCCATTAGGAGATCTATCACTGTCACGGCTGAAGCGATGATGGCGATAAAAACGGGAATGCGTACCTCATCGGACACATGATCCCGAATCAGAGAGACGAGTACATTGGAGACAATCAGAACCGCCATGGTCGCTAATCCTAATCCAATACCATTGACTGTGTTGTTGGTTACGGCGAGAAGAGGACACAACCCCAATAAAGCGACAAGTGCCTGGTTGTTATTCCAAAGACCGTTTCGAGCAATTTTTTGGTATTCCGTCCATTTATGGGTCAGAATATTCTCAGAAGAGTTACTCATACAATTTCGCTCCTTTCTCCTGAATAAATTGGAGTGCGTTTTTAACGGCTTTAATGACCGCACGCGGGGTAATGGTGGCCCCAGTAAATTGATCAAATCCGCCTCCGTCTTTTCGGACCGCCCAGAGGTTGGCGTTGTCTTCACGCAGTTTCAGGCCGTTGAAGCCAAGAATCCAATTGGATTTTTTCAGTTCGATTTTGTCGCCTAACCCCGGGGTTTCTTTGTGTTTTAATACACGAACTCCCGCAATACGGCCATCTTTATAAACTGCCAACATGATTTTAATATCTCCGTTGTATCCATCTGGCGCGTGTGTAGTCAAAATTAATGCGACCGGTTGGCCATTTTTACGTGCTCGATAAACCGTTACGGGGTCGGTCGTATTTAAGTATTTGGGTGCCGTGACTTCAGTAGTGTCATTTAATAACGCATTATCATACTCTTCTGAAGGGAGCAGCTGGTTAATGGTTTCAAGCAAAACGCGTTTCTCTGCGGTTTGAATCGGTTTGTCGGTTAATTGTTTGACCAATAGTAATAGCCCGACACCAATGACGGTGTAGATGCTGAGTAAACGCGCGGCACGCAGCATTCTTTGCCAGAGCTCTTGTTTGGGTTGAGATTTTTTCGTCGTATCTTTGTTAGCCATATTTATCTCTGATATCCAACGACACGCGGTTGCGTATATTGATCAATTAAGGGAACAAACATATTCATGATTAAGATTCCAAACGCAATGCCATCCGGGAAAGCCCCCCAGTTTCTGATGACATATACCAGTACGGCAATACCAGCAGCATAAATGAACCGCCCAAGCGGGGTGGTGCTGGAAGTAACAGGGTCGGTAATAATAAAAAATGCCGCCAACATGATACCCCCCGTTAATAAATGGAAACTGGCAGGGGCGTAAGTGTTCGGATCAATCCAGTTAAAGATGTAGGCAATGGCCGCTAAGGTGCCTAGAAAGCCGACTGGATATTGCCAGCGGATGGCACGTTTATACAGCATCCATAAACCACCCAAAAAGAAAGCCATATTAATCCATGCCCAACCGTAGGGGATTTGTTCACCATTGAAGTTGCTACTGTTAAGTGTGGTGGTTACCGGTACGCCCATGGATAAAGCCGTTTTCACTTCATCAAGCGGCGTAGCGCCAGTGAGTTGGTCAAAAGATAAATTCAGGGATTGACCAGTAAAAATCAAATGGAATGATTCAATGAAGCTGATGTGATGACCAGACACCTCGGATGGTAATGTCCATTGCGTTAATTCCGCCGGAAAGGAAATCAATAAGAAAGCATAGCCCAGCATGGCAGGGTTAAAAGGGTTGTAACCTAAGCCCCCATAAAGGTGCTTCCCAAAAATAAGTGCGAAGGTCACCCCTGATACGATCACCCACCAAGGTGACTCTGGTGGGATACAGAATACAATGCCAGTAACGGTAATCAAACCACTCAAATCGAATATATAGGGAGCAACAGGGCGGTTTCGTAATTTTAGTAATGCGGTTTCGACGATAATCAGGGTCAGCACCGCTAGCGTCCATTGAA
It encodes the following:
- a CDS encoding DUF938 domain-containing protein, whose product is MSLTATFAKPFAQSSDENKHVILKAIHPFLKDRSSVLEIASGTGQHAVYFAEKMPHLTWQTSDLMEAHTGIKQWITEAGLDNVLPPLKLNVSEDNWPSCQYDALFSANSFHIMAKHHIEDFFKNVSQVLEKKGIVMIYGPFNYQGHFTSESNERFDAWLKQRNPQSGIKAFEWCNQLAENAELMLLKDIEMPQNNRILIWEKK
- a CDS encoding electron transport complex subunit E yields the protein MSNSSENILTHKWTEYQKIARNGLWNNNQALVALLGLCPLLAVTNNTVNGIGLGLATMAVLIVSNVLVSLIRDHVSDEVRIPVFIAIIASAVTVIDLLMEAYLHTLHGILGIFIPLIVTNCAILGRAEAYASKNSVDKSLIDAFFMGLGFALVLIVLGALREIIGNGTLFDQMDLMFGESAKALTIHLWEDYHPVLLAILPPGAFIGLGLLVALKNAIEQRKAAKAQNVLGVQVSVNPLRAPE
- the rsxG gene encoding electron transport complex subunit RsxG; the protein is MANKDTTKKSQPKQELWQRMLRAARLLSIYTVIGVGLLLLVKQLTDKPIQTAEKRVLLETINQLLPSEEYDNALLNDTTEVTAPKYLNTTDPVTVYRARKNGQPVALILTTHAPDGYNGDIKIMLAVYKDGRIAGVRVLKHKETPGLGDKIELKKSNWILGFNGLKLREDNANLWAVRKDGGGFDQFTGATITPRAVIKAVKNALQFIQEKGAKLYE
- a CDS encoding RnfABCDGE type electron transport complex subunit D, coding for MATIPHTSPFTHNASSVRKVMLQVQIAAFPALMTHIYFFGFGITIQWTLAVLTLIIVETALLKLRNRPVAPYIFDLSGLITVTGIVFCIPPESPWWVIVSGVTFALIFGKHLYGGLGYNPFNPAMLGYAFLLISFPAELTQWTLPSEVSGHHISFIESFHLIFTGQSLNLSFDQLTGATPLDEVKTALSMGVPVTTTLNSSNFNGEQIPYGWAWINMAFFLGGLWMLYKRAIRWQYPVGFLGTLAAIAYIFNWIDPNTYAPASFHLLTGGIMLAAFFIITDPVTSSTTPLGRFIYAAGIAVLVYVIRNWGAFPDGIAFGILIMNMFVPLIDQYTQPRVVGYQR
- a CDS encoding FKBP-type peptidyl-prolyl cis-trans isomerase — translated: MSYTTTPDIVSYGLGRQFGDQLAADPFEGLNAEAMAQGLMDALQGKASPIADEQFRQAFQEINDMMQAKEAERAEAAAAEGEAFLTENAKKDNIVVTESGLQYEILVEGEGDKPSAESVVSTHYHGMLVDGSVFDSSVERGQPAEFPVNRVIPGWTEALQMMPKGSKWRLYIPQDLAYGPQGSGGKIPPYSALIFDVELLDIVS
- the nth gene encoding endonuclease III — translated: MNKQKRLEIFQRLAEAIPEPETELNYSTPFELLIAVILSAQATDKGVNIATDKLFPVANTPEAIYALGEEGLKEYIKTIGLFNTKGANIIKTCKMLIELHNSQVPDNRKDLEALPGVGRKTANVVLNTAFGHPTMAVDTHIFRVSNRTKLAPGKNVLEVEQKLLKNVPKEYIIPAHHLLILHGRYTCTARKPRCGACCIYDLCEYKEKTA
- a CDS encoding DUF2789 domain-containing protein, coding for MDTSAHDLNALFSQLGLDNSDEAIEAFLSKQPKLSQVTLLHEASIWNPSQAAFLKEAVEEDAAWVDAVNHLDTLLRK
- the nfsB gene encoding oxygen-insensitive NAD(P)H nitroreductase: MNVTEILNSRYATKKFDPNQRITDEQFAQIKALLHLSPSSVNSQPWHFIIADSAEGKARIAKGAEGAYAANNPKILDASHVVLFCAKTEITDAYLEKITDQEDMDGRFPKPEGKEMALKVRGFYADLHRKERDDVACWTQNQVYLNMGNLLLGAAALGIDAVPIEGVDLDVLNEEFDLKNLGFTTVAVVALGYRAEDDFNAALPKSRFPEAEIFTFLK